Proteins encoded in a region of the Agromyces protaetiae genome:
- a CDS encoding bifunctional metallophosphatase/5'-nucleotidase, translating into MHRRTVRRSAGIAAATAGALAIGLLGGAPAQAAPETVNLVTVNDFHGRIEQDGAAGGAARLATAVNGFRDANPNTVFAAAGDLIGASTFTSFIQQDVPTIEALNAAGLDVSAAGNHEFDQGWADLRDRVQGLADWEYIAANVFLGDSDETALSESWTTTLPNGVTMGFVGAVTEELPSLVSPAGIADLQVRDIVDSVNAAAGRLSDGDAANGEADVVVLLVHEGAATTSIESATDPDSAFGRIVLGADANIDAIVSGHTHLAYNHVIDGRPVISSGQYGEKFSNMVIEYDPVTDELLSMQNTVYDVAVRDAAGTVTGYNYEPDPDIAALVGEATKVADELGKVQLGTIAGDLNRGLQPDVDAAGNPVPGRTVESRGVESTLGNFVADVQLWSVNQDAPADDPVDIAFMNPGGLRANLAFAPDGVVTYREAANVQPFANTLFTQNLTGEQVKQVLEEQWQPAGSSRPFLKLGVNAELHYTFDPAAPAGSRITGITLNGAPLDPAATYRVVANSFLAAGGDNFFTLGQGAGRADTGKIDLQSMVDWFAANGEATPDLAQRSIGVQISAPDADGYGPGDAITVDLSALDFTTTEPAAGEVVVTLGGIELGRAPIDRTLVRLVDGVGTASVTGTIPEGLYGPQPLVVTVPATGTTASVTVELNAEPVEPVDTTVIGLANRLIATSKTPITYSGVVIAHDGTPAVGTIEIRDGSTVLATVELTAEARGVFRAELGTLPRGLHLLRAHFTGAPGFEDARSLPFPVLVR; encoded by the coding sequence ATGCATCGTCGAACCGTACGGCGCTCCGCGGGGATCGCGGCCGCCACCGCCGGCGCACTCGCCATCGGCCTGCTCGGCGGCGCGCCCGCCCAGGCCGCTCCCGAGACCGTCAACCTCGTGACGGTGAACGACTTCCACGGCCGCATCGAGCAAGACGGCGCCGCGGGTGGGGCCGCGCGGCTCGCGACCGCGGTGAACGGATTCCGCGATGCGAACCCGAACACGGTCTTCGCCGCGGCAGGCGACCTGATCGGCGCGTCGACGTTCACGTCGTTCATCCAGCAGGACGTGCCGACGATCGAGGCGCTGAACGCGGCCGGGCTCGACGTGAGTGCCGCGGGCAATCATGAGTTCGACCAGGGCTGGGCCGACCTGCGCGACCGTGTGCAGGGGCTCGCCGACTGGGAGTACATCGCCGCCAACGTCTTCCTCGGCGACTCCGACGAGACGGCCCTCTCCGAGTCGTGGACGACGACGCTGCCGAACGGCGTGACCATGGGCTTCGTCGGTGCGGTGACCGAAGAGCTGCCCTCCCTGGTGAGCCCGGCCGGCATCGCCGACCTGCAGGTGCGCGACATCGTCGACTCGGTCAACGCGGCCGCCGGCCGGCTCTCCGACGGCGACGCGGCGAACGGGGAGGCCGATGTCGTCGTGCTGCTCGTGCACGAGGGCGCGGCGACCACGAGCATCGAGTCCGCGACCGACCCCGACTCGGCGTTCGGGCGGATCGTGCTCGGCGCCGACGCGAACATCGACGCGATCGTGTCCGGGCACACGCACCTCGCGTACAACCACGTGATCGACGGCCGACCGGTCATCTCGAGCGGGCAGTACGGCGAGAAGTTCAGCAATATGGTCATCGAGTACGACCCCGTGACCGATGAGCTGCTGAGCATGCAGAACACGGTCTACGACGTGGCCGTGAGAGACGCCGCCGGCACCGTGACGGGCTACAACTACGAGCCCGACCCCGATATCGCGGCGCTCGTGGGCGAGGCCACGAAGGTCGCCGACGAGCTCGGCAAGGTGCAGCTCGGCACGATCGCCGGGGATCTCAACCGCGGGTTGCAGCCCGACGTCGACGCGGCCGGAAACCCCGTGCCCGGCAGGACGGTCGAGTCGCGCGGTGTCGAGTCGACGCTCGGCAACTTCGTCGCCGACGTGCAGCTGTGGTCGGTCAACCAGGATGCGCCGGCCGACGACCCAGTCGACATCGCCTTCATGAACCCCGGCGGGCTCCGCGCGAACCTCGCCTTCGCGCCCGACGGCGTCGTCACCTATCGCGAGGCCGCGAATGTGCAGCCGTTCGCGAACACGCTGTTCACGCAGAATCTCACGGGCGAGCAGGTCAAGCAGGTGCTCGAAGAGCAATGGCAGCCCGCGGGGTCCAGCCGGCCGTTCCTCAAGCTCGGGGTCAACGCCGAGTTGCACTACACCTTCGACCCGGCGGCGCCGGCGGGCTCCCGCATCACCGGCATCACCCTGAACGGTGCACCGCTCGACCCGGCCGCGACCTACCGGGTCGTCGCGAACTCGTTCCTCGCGGCGGGCGGCGACAACTTCTTCACGCTCGGTCAAGGCGCCGGCCGGGCTGACACGGGCAAGATCGACCTGCAGTCGATGGTCGACTGGTTCGCCGCGAACGGCGAGGCGACGCCCGACCTCGCGCAGCGCTCGATCGGCGTGCAGATCTCGGCGCCCGACGCCGACGGCTACGGCCCGGGCGACGCGATCACGGTGGACCTGTCGGCGCTCGACTTCACGACCACCGAGCCCGCCGCGGGTGAGGTCGTCGTGACCCTCGGCGGCATCGAGCTCGGTCGCGCGCCGATCGACCGCACGCTCGTGCGGCTGGTCGACGGTGTCGGCACGGCGTCGGTCACCGGCACCATCCCCGAAGGGTTGTACGGGCCGCAGCCGCTCGTCGTCACGGTGCCCGCGACGGGCACCACGGCGAGCGTCACGGTCGAGCTGAACGCCGAACCGGTCGAACCCGTCGACACGACGGTGATCGGGCTCGCGAACCGGCTCATCGCCACCTCGAAGACGCCCATCACGTACTCGGGCGTGGTCATCGCGCACGACGGCACGCCCGCGGTCGGCACGATCGAGATCCGTGACGGCAGCACGGTGCTCGCCACGGTCGAGCTGACGGCCGAGGCGCGCGGTGTGTTCCGCGCCGAGCTCGGCACCCTGCCGCGCGGGCTGCACCTGCTGCGGGCGCACTTCACGGGTGCACCCGGCTTCGAGGATGCACGCAGTCTGCCGTTCCCGGTGCTGGTGCGCTAG